The following DNA comes from Kitasatospora sp. NBC_01287.
ACCGGGCCGCCAGTGCGCCGGGATCTGCTGGCGCCAGGAGTGCCACCAGTGGTGGCAGCTGACGGTCCGCCCGACCACCAGCGGAGCGGGCTGCTGCAGGCCGTGGATCAGCGGACTGGCCGTCATGTGCTGGGCACCGGCGCCCGCGTAGTGGCCGATCCGGTAGACGTCCACCAGGAAGTCGCGCGGCGGGTGCACGGTGACCCGCAGGTCCACCGAGCCGCCGGGGTAGACCGGCCCCGCCGAGGCGAACCCCTTGATCTGCTGGACCACGTCGTCGGAGTTGCGCGGGGTGCCGACCATCCCCTGGCCGGGCCGCCCGGCGGCGGGCGCGGCGGTGGGCAGCGGCTGCTGCCCCGGGGCGTCGGTGCTCACGTACCAGGGCACGGCTCCCTCGACGCCGGCCAGGTACTGGTCGGGACTGCGCAACCAGGGCAGCGGCCCCTGTCCGAACGGGTCCGAGACGCCGTGCGCGAGCGTCCCGGACTCCCATCTGCGACCCGATGACTCCTGGTCCACGTAGCCCCTCCCACGATGTGCCGCGGGTGGCATGTGCCACCGAAATATTCGCGTGGTCCAGCAGACCACACCGTGCCCCCGCCGCGGCACCCCATGCCCGAAGTCTCGTCAACGGCGGCTGACCAAAGACTTGCTGACAGTTCGTCAGCCGAGCCGGACCGGCTTCTCCAGGCGGATCCCGGCGGCCTCCAGCCAGCTTCGCAGTGGACCCGCCGCGCCCTGCTCGACCGCCTCGGCCACGGGATCGGCCAGGTCGCCCCGGCGCACCCCGCCGAGCAGCAGCACCGGCCCGTCCAGCCAGTCCAGGCCGGGCCGGCCGCCGGCACCGTCCACCGCCGCGCAGCAGACCATCGCCGTCACGCAGTCGGCCAGCAGCTCGCGCCCTCCCCCCGCCTCCGGCCGGGGGGACCCCTCTCGCTCACCCGCGCCGGGTGCCGCCGGGGGCGGGGCCAGCGCCAGCGCCCGGGCCAGCTCGTCCCCGCCGCCGGCCGCCAGCCGCTCCAGCAGCCGGGCCAGGGTGGGCGCCGAGCGGCCCGGCGCGACGGCGTCCAGCGCCTCCTGCAGGGCCATCGCCCGCAGCCGCCAGCCGCGGTCGACCACCTGCTCGGGGTAGTCCTCCCAGAGCAGCTCGGCCCGGCCACCGGGTACCGGGCCGTGGAACAGCTCGGCAGCCAGCAGCGAGACCGCCGCGTCCATCGCGCCCGGCTCCTCCAGCAGGTCGCAGGCGGGGCGCTCGCCGAGCCTGCTCTCGTAGCCCTCGGCCAGCCGGTCCCGGCGGGACAGCTCGGTCAGCGCGGCCACCACCCCGGCGTTCAGCTGGGCCGGGCAGCGGCCCAGCCGCCAGGCCGGCAGCGCCACCCGGGTGAGCAGCCGGTCCCAGCCCGCGTAGGCCAGGCCGACCTGGCCCTGGGCGGCGATCCGCAGCCCGTAGTCCACCGACTTGGCCTGCTCGGAGGCCGCGGCGGCGGCCGCCCGCTCCAGCTCGGCCACGTGCTCGCGGCAGGCCTTGAGCAGCGCGCGGGTGATCCGGTCGAGCAGCCGGGCCAGCGGGGTGCGCCGACCGGAGCCGAGCGCGGCGTCCAGGCCGCGGACGAAGCGGCGGGCGGCGGCGATCTCCGGGTCGGCGGCCGCCACGGTGCCGGCCACCACCGGGGCCAGCAGGGCGCAGAGCTCGCCGGCCCGCATCCACCACAGGAAGGGCGAGCCGATCACCAGCAGCTGCCCGGTGGGCGGGTGGCCGCCGGTGGCGCGGCCGCGCGGCGGCGCGGGCGGCTCCTCCAGCCAGCTGTCGCAGTCCGGGGTGAGCGCGATGGCGGTCGGCGCGGGTACGCCCAGCCGGTCGGCCAGCTCCCTGATCAGCCGGTGCAGTTCGGGCGCCCGCTCGGGCGGCACGGCGACCGCCGGGGTGCTGGGTGGCAGCGCGTGGGCGTGCCGGTGCGCGGCCGCCAGGGCGACCAGGGCGACCAGCACGGCCACCGCGCCGACCACCCAGCGCACCACGTCCCAGCCGGGGGCGTCCGGGGCGCCGGCAGCGCCGATCCGGCCGGTGACGCGCCCGGCCAGCAGGACCACGGCGACGGCCGCGGGCAGCACGGCGGCGGCCCGGGCCAGGGAGCGGATCCGCAGCACGGCGTGCGCCCGTGCGCGTGCGGCGTCGAAAGCGGCCATCCGGTGCTGCACCCCCTTCGGAGTCGGGACCTTCGGGATTCGTTCGGGATTCGTGCGCGCGGCGCGGGCGGCCGACGGCGACCGGCCGACGGCCTCCGGGCACCTGCGGCCACCGGGAGCACCGGCGCGGGCCGGCCGGAAGCCGTCCGCCCGGCCACCCGGCCCGCGCGTCCTGCTGCCTGTGCTGACGCGCGCGCCGCTGCGGGCGTTCCGGTCCGGCCCGGCTTCCACCCGTCCTGGTGACGGCGAGCCGGTCCTTGCAGCTTCCCCCCGCGCGGACCCGCGCACCCGGCGACGAGTGCGGAATCACCCCCGGCGGCACCGCGGTTCAGCGCACCATACGGCCAGCGGCGCCGATCCGTCAGCCCGCTGACGCGGCATTCACTCGAAGGGCTGGAATCGCCCCGCCGCTTGCAACCTTCGGCGCCGCGGCCGAACAGCCGGGCGAACGACCAGGGGCGCTGCGCCCGGTGGGATGACCGGACACAGCGCCCCTGGTGGGCACGGCGGGTGGCGCTACTCGCCGGCCTCGCGGGCCTCGCCTGCCGCGCGCAGCGCGATGTCGGTGCGGTGCTGGGAGCCGTCCAGCCGGATCTCGGCCACGCCCGCGTAGGCGCGCTCGCGGGCCTGGACCAGGTCGGCGCCGACCGCGGTGACCGAGAGCACCCGGCCACCGGCGCTGAGCACCCGGCCCTCCTCGTCCGCCCGGGTGCCCGCGTGCAGCACCCAGACCGTGCCGTCGGCCGCCTCGGCCTTCTCCAGGCCCTCGATCGGGTCGCCGGAGCGCGGCGCGGCGGGGTAGCCCTCGGCCGCCACCACCACGGTCACGGCGGCGTCCTCGGACCAGCGCAGCGGCTCCAGGTCGGCCAGCGTGCCGTTGGCGGCGGCCAGCAGCACGCCCGCCAGCGGGGTGCGCAGCCGGGCCAGCACCACCTGGGTCTCCGGGTCGCCGAAGCGCGCGTTGAACTCGATCACCCGGGTGCCGCGGGAGGTGAGCGCCAGACCCGCGTAGAGCAGGCCGGAGAACGGGGTGCCGCGGCGGCGCAGCTCGTCCACGGTCGGCTGGAGCACGCTCTGGAGCACCTCGGCCACCAGGCCCGCGGGGGCCCAGGGCAGCGGCGAATAGGCGCCCATGCCGCCGGTGTTGGGGCCGGCGTCGCCGTCCAGCGCGCGCTTGAAGTCCTGCGCGGGCTGCAGCGGGAGCACGGTGGTGCCGTCGGTGATCGCGAAGAGCGAGACCTCCGGGCCGTCCAGGTACTCCTCGATCACTACCCGGTCGCAGGCCGCGGCGTGGGCCAGCGCGGCGGTGCGGTCGGCGGTGACCACCACGCCCTTGCCGGCTGCCAGGCCGTCGTCCTTGACCACGTACGGGGCGCCGAAGGCGTCCAGCGCCTCGGCGGCCTCCTCGGGCGTGGTGCAGAGGTA
Coding sequences within:
- the purD gene encoding phosphoribosylamine--glycine ligase produces the protein MKVLVIGGGAREHALCRSLSQDPAVTELHCAPGNAGIAQVATVHPVDQLDGAQVTALARRLAADLVVVGPEAPLVAGVADPLRAAGIPVFGPSGAAALLEGSKAFAKDVMAGAAVPTARSYLCTTPEEAAEALDAFGAPYVVKDDGLAAGKGVVVTADRTAALAHAAACDRVVIEEYLDGPEVSLFAITDGTTVLPLQPAQDFKRALDGDAGPNTGGMGAYSPLPWAPAGLVAEVLQSVLQPTVDELRRRGTPFSGLLYAGLALTSRGTRVIEFNARFGDPETQVVLARLRTPLAGVLLAAANGTLADLEPLRWSEDAAVTVVVAAEGYPAAPRSGDPIEGLEKAEAADGTVWVLHAGTRADEEGRVLSAGGRVLSVTAVGADLVQARERAYAGVAEIRLDGSQHRTDIALRAAGEAREAGE